A region from the Pelobates fuscus isolate aPelFus1 chromosome 1, aPelFus1.pri, whole genome shotgun sequence genome encodes:
- the KISS1 gene encoding metastasis-suppressor KiSS-1, with amino-acid sequence MPSPALSLLYLLVGVQLVESAAEGLDPSSKLTGENSSLMPGRSQWLRSLPCPDKISAIFKRDKTPVLALLCRRKKFYPPSQLWSEESPVPSRVIPAPEGALLVEREKDLSTYNWNSFGLRYGKRQNGALNSKVKIW; translated from the exons ATGCCTTCGCCAGCACTGTCTCTTCTCTATCTGCTAGTTGGAGTTCAGCTTGTAGAGTCAGCTGCGGAGGGTCTAGATCCCTCCTCCAAGCTCACAG GTGAAAACAGCAGTCTAATGCCTGGTCGTAGCCAGTGGCTCAGGTCCTTGCCATGCCCAGACAAGATATCAGCCATATTTAAGAGGGATAAGACACCTGTACTTGCCCTTTTATGTCGGAGGAAAAAGTTTTATCCACCTAGTCAGCTGTGGTCAGAAGAATCTCCTGTACCTAGCAGGGTAATTCCCGCACCTGAAGGCGCATTGCTGGTTGAGAGAGAAAAGGATCTATCTACTTACAACTGGAACTCATTCGGCCTCAGATACGGCAAAAGGCAAAATGGGGCATTAAATTCCAAAGTGAAAATCTGGTAG